A portion of the Halobacillus ihumii genome contains these proteins:
- a CDS encoding carbohydrate ABC transporter permease, which yields MFKVKRETSDGKLALILLLPSSLLILLLIGYPMLSNFYISFFEQPINPEFPAKFVGFENYIETLTNIDFYKSLGITLLYTFLVVVGSTALGLYVAIMFNRPFRFRKVARSLIILSYVTPSISLIFVWKYMFNSGYGIINYIGRDILHLFDRAPLWFDDPTSAFILVVLFAIWRYFPYAFIAFLAILQTISPTLYEAAEMDGANIWQKFKAVTLPAIMPVMLTVITLRTIWMFYMFEDVYLLTNKVNVLGVYLYETAFAFNDLGKASAISVILFLVISTLIIAIRKKVNLNASS from the coding sequence TTGTTTAAGGTCAAACGAGAAACGTCAGATGGAAAGTTAGCCTTGATTTTATTGTTGCCAAGCTCGCTTTTAATTTTATTGCTAATTGGCTACCCTATGCTCTCTAACTTCTATATCAGTTTTTTTGAGCAGCCTATTAACCCTGAGTTTCCTGCAAAGTTTGTAGGGTTTGAAAACTACATAGAAACATTGACGAATATTGATTTTTATAAATCACTTGGCATTACTCTTCTTTACACCTTTTTGGTCGTTGTGGGGAGTACAGCCCTGGGTCTTTATGTAGCCATCATGTTTAATCGCCCATTTCGATTTAGGAAGGTTGCCCGTTCCCTGATCATTTTATCTTATGTCACTCCGTCCATTTCCCTGATCTTTGTATGGAAATATATGTTCAACAGTGGATACGGCATCATTAATTATATTGGCAGAGATATTTTGCATCTTTTTGATCGGGCACCTCTCTGGTTTGATGATCCTACCAGTGCTTTCATTCTTGTTGTGTTGTTTGCGATTTGGAGGTACTTTCCTTACGCCTTTATCGCGTTCTTGGCCATTCTGCAAACGATATCACCTACGTTATATGAAGCAGCCGAAATGGATGGCGCAAATATTTGGCAAAAGTTTAAAGCCGTTACGTTACCTGCCATTATGCCGGTCATGCTTACGGTGATCACGCTAAGAACGATTTGGATGTTCTATATGTTTGAGGACGTTTATCTATTAACAAATAAAGTGAATGTACTAGGAGTCTATTTATATGAAACCGCATTTGCCTTTAATGACTTAGGGAAAGCATCAGCGATTTCTGTCATCCTATTCTTAGTGATTAGTACATTAATTATTGCTATTAGGAAGAAGGTGAACTTAAATGCCAGCAGTTAA
- a CDS encoding carbohydrate ABC transporter permease, producing the protein MARRASFYFGVIALLCICLFPFFIMLMTAFKGSEEAISRNPTFFPKDWTLQHFIDIFNPAIFPYLHYLQNSFIVSVTASVISVGIAIFGAYALSRLNFRGRLAINASFYTVYMFSGILLVVPLFKVIAGLGLYDTKTSLIIVMIVQTLPTAILMLNSYFETIPKDLEEAAKIDGLNRIKVIFYIIIPLSFTGIVSVFVYCFMVAWNDFLFASIFFSGAENFTLPVGLYALFNTPDYVWGRMMAASIITALPVVIMYAISENLIKGNVTDGGVKG; encoded by the coding sequence ATGGCCAGAAGAGCTTCCTTTTATTTCGGGGTAATCGCCCTGTTATGCATTTGCTTGTTTCCTTTCTTTATCATGCTGATGACGGCATTTAAAGGTTCCGAGGAAGCCATTTCAAGAAACCCGACTTTTTTCCCGAAGGATTGGACGCTCCAGCATTTTATTGACATCTTTAATCCAGCGATCTTTCCATACCTTCATTATTTACAGAACAGTTTTATTGTTTCCGTAACTGCATCTGTCATCTCTGTCGGGATTGCGATATTCGGAGCTTATGCCCTTTCAAGACTGAACTTCAGAGGGCGCCTGGCGATCAATGCCAGCTTCTACACCGTTTATATGTTCTCAGGCATTCTGTTAGTTGTTCCATTGTTTAAAGTGATTGCCGGCCTGGGTTTATACGATACAAAAACATCACTCATTATCGTGATGATTGTTCAGACTTTGCCGACAGCCATATTGATGCTGAACAGCTATTTTGAAACGATTCCTAAAGATTTAGAGGAAGCGGCCAAAATAGATGGATTAAATCGAATTAAGGTGATTTTCTATATCATCATTCCGCTCTCTTTTACAGGGATTGTTTCAGTGTTTGTTTATTGCTTTATGGTCGCTTGGAATGATTTCCTCTTCGCTTCGATTTTCTTCTCAGGCGCAGAGAATTTCACATTACCTGTAGGGTTATATGCCTTATTTAATACCCCTGATTACGTTTGGGGTAGAATGATGGCCGCGTCGATAATTACCGCACTGCCTGTCGTCATTATGTATGCGATATCAGAGAACTTAATTAAAGGAAACGTAACAGATGGAGGGGTTAAAGGATGA
- a CDS encoding zinc-dependent alcohol dehydrogenase has protein sequence MKTLVATKPREAALLDVEAPHLGEEEVKIKVEFSAPKHGTEVVDFRGITPFMDEEFSEEWRSFVPREDTSEKGIVFGEFKLGNMIVGEIVETGHKVTDVSVGDRVCTYGPISEYVIVNASNNHRLLKMPEHGKWQNAVCYDPAQFALGAVRDAHIRPGDCVAISGLGAIGQIAIQLVKKMGASLVIGVDPIEHRREIAREGGADVCLDPTSCDAGFEVKKLTDKQGVDAWVETSGISSALQDALKGTGYAGTISYIAFAKPFPEGLNFGREAHFNNANLVFSRVGSEPNRDYPRWDRKRIERTCWQLLMNGHLDCEKIIDPVVSFEDSAEAYMKYVDQSPNLSIKLGVQHG, from the coding sequence ATTAAAACACTTGTCGCTACAAAACCACGAGAAGCAGCTTTACTGGATGTGGAGGCACCGCACCTAGGGGAAGAAGAAGTGAAAATTAAAGTTGAATTTTCAGCCCCGAAACACGGCACGGAGGTCGTCGACTTTCGAGGAATTACTCCGTTCATGGATGAAGAGTTTTCAGAGGAGTGGAGAAGCTTTGTTCCAAGAGAAGATACCTCGGAAAAAGGAATTGTGTTCGGTGAGTTCAAGCTAGGAAATATGATCGTCGGGGAAATCGTAGAAACAGGCCATAAGGTGACGGATGTTTCGGTAGGAGATCGTGTCTGTACGTATGGACCAATCTCTGAGTACGTCATTGTGAATGCTAGTAACAACCATAGACTATTAAAAATGCCGGAGCACGGGAAATGGCAAAATGCGGTGTGTTATGACCCTGCCCAGTTTGCACTTGGCGCAGTGAGAGATGCTCATATTAGACCAGGGGACTGTGTCGCTATTTCGGGCTTAGGAGCGATTGGTCAAATTGCGATTCAACTCGTGAAAAAAATGGGAGCCAGCTTAGTGATAGGTGTCGATCCGATTGAACATCGAAGAGAGATTGCTAGAGAAGGAGGGGCTGATGTCTGCCTTGATCCAACGAGCTGCGACGCCGGTTTTGAAGTAAAAAAACTGACGGATAAACAGGGTGTAGATGCCTGGGTCGAGACAAGCGGGATCAGTAGTGCCCTCCAGGATGCTTTGAAAGGAACTGGTTATGCTGGGACGATCTCCTATATCGCATTTGCTAAGCCTTTTCCAGAGGGGCTCAATTTTGGACGGGAAGCCCATTTCAACAATGCCAATCTTGTGTTCTCAAGGGTGGGAAGTGAACCAAATCGTGACTATCCGCGCTGGGATCGGAAGCGGATCGAACGAACGTGCTGGCAGTTACTCATGAACGGTCATCTGGACTGTGAAAAAATAATTGATCCGGTTGTAAGCTTTGAAGATAGTGCAGAGGCTTATATGAAATATGTCGATCAATCACCGAACCTTAGTATTAAGCTTGGAGTCCAACACGGATAA
- a CDS encoding Gfo/Idh/MocA family protein, translating into MRVAIIGGGDVAEKKHLPNYRSYEGVEVVAVLNRREEKARSFAERNQVAHGYTDLEEMLSTEKPDIVSVCTPNKYHYQHVMEALKANCHVLCEKPPSIAASEAKEMNDLAKEKNLVLAYNFQHRFSEETAMLRNKVQEGVLGDIYYAKLSALRRSGVPGWGNFISKDLQGGGPLIDIGIHMLDSAFFIMGFPEVKKVSANMFQKIGPYKSEGSFGKWNPEKYEVEDSLFGTIELKNGGLIQIDTSFALHMKQTKKMNIEFAGDQAGATLYPLEIYTDEKGELVTLFEKGPADTDDRERLSIHSFIQKCLGSQEEWITNGAEGYEIQKLVEALYRSAEIGESIYL; encoded by the coding sequence ATGAGGGTCGCGATCATTGGTGGCGGGGATGTAGCCGAGAAGAAACACCTTCCGAATTACCGGAGTTATGAAGGTGTTGAAGTCGTTGCTGTACTGAACAGAAGGGAAGAGAAGGCTCGTTCATTCGCTGAGCGCAATCAAGTTGCCCATGGCTACACTGACCTGGAAGAAATGCTAAGTACGGAAAAGCCGGATATCGTCAGTGTTTGTACGCCAAATAAATATCATTACCAACATGTGATGGAAGCTCTGAAAGCAAATTGTCATGTGCTTTGTGAGAAACCTCCGAGTATCGCTGCTTCTGAGGCTAAAGAAATGAATGACCTAGCGAAAGAGAAAAACTTGGTGCTGGCTTATAACTTTCAACATCGTTTCTCAGAGGAAACAGCTATGCTGCGTAACAAAGTTCAAGAAGGAGTGCTTGGTGACATCTATTACGCCAAGCTCTCTGCTTTAAGAAGGTCCGGCGTACCAGGCTGGGGGAATTTTATTAGCAAAGACCTCCAGGGGGGCGGCCCATTAATCGATATAGGCATACATATGCTGGATAGCGCGTTTTTCATCATGGGATTTCCAGAAGTGAAGAAGGTATCCGCGAACATGTTTCAGAAGATTGGCCCGTATAAATCGGAAGGTTCTTTTGGAAAATGGAATCCTGAAAAATATGAGGTAGAAGACTCGCTGTTTGGCACGATTGAACTGAAGAATGGCGGCTTGATTCAAATTGACACTTCCTTTGCGCTTCATATGAAGCAAACGAAAAAGATGAATATCGAGTTTGCTGGAGATCAAGCGGGTGCCACCTTGTACCCTTTAGAAATTTATACAGATGAGAAGGGTGAACTCGTAACTTTGTTTGAAAAAGGCCCTGCCGATACAGATGACCGTGAACGACTTTCGATTCATTCTTTTATTCAAAAATGCTTAGGATCACAGGAAGAATGGATTACAAACGGTGCTGAAGGGTATGAAATTCAGAAACTTGTTGAGGCGTTATACAGATCTGCTGAAATAGGAGAGAGTATTTATTTATGA
- a CDS encoding ABC transporter substrate-binding protein, whose product MNRKWFGIMAFIIMSIAVVGCSSETQSKGGEVTIEFMHTSVEQERLKVVNGLIEEFEEVNPNINIDPVVVEEGSMSTKIITLAQASELPEVIEVGQQHAKMLDRNALVDTEALKSVIRDIGKDEYFDGALRLVRTEDGEGFRGIPISGWVQGIWYNKEMLASKGFDEPQNWEELLEVAKAFTDKANQKYGIAMPTAEAGMSEQAFSQFALSNKANILNANGEITLNTPEMKEALKYYKKLSQYTMPGSNGVTEVRDAFMNGTAPMAIYSTYIMPAVYAQGDPSNLGFAIPKKEQEAVFGTVSSLTIPTGLKEQQKEAAQKFIKFLSKTENATEWILMAPGGAQPVHKSVVASETYQSNKVINAFGDLSTEIAESFNEIQVFGLVGDKNFVKMGQISSSNAIPIMVNRVTVGDASVEEGINAAQEQLEKVIE is encoded by the coding sequence ATGAATCGAAAATGGTTTGGAATAATGGCTTTCATTATAATGTCTATAGCTGTAGTCGGCTGCTCTAGCGAAACCCAGTCAAAGGGTGGGGAAGTAACCATTGAATTTATGCATACTTCTGTAGAGCAGGAACGCCTAAAGGTAGTAAATGGATTAATAGAAGAATTTGAGGAGGTCAATCCTAACATCAATATTGATCCCGTGGTCGTTGAGGAAGGCAGCATGTCGACCAAAATCATTACCTTAGCTCAGGCAAGCGAGTTACCAGAGGTTATTGAGGTGGGGCAGCAGCATGCAAAGATGCTGGATAGAAATGCTCTTGTCGATACGGAAGCTTTGAAAAGCGTCATTCGTGACATTGGGAAAGACGAGTATTTTGACGGGGCATTGCGACTCGTACGTACAGAGGATGGGGAAGGTTTTAGAGGCATCCCGATCAGCGGGTGGGTACAAGGCATATGGTACAACAAAGAAATGCTAGCTTCCAAAGGTTTTGATGAACCACAGAACTGGGAGGAGCTGCTTGAGGTTGCGAAGGCATTTACGGATAAGGCTAATCAGAAGTATGGGATTGCCATGCCGACTGCAGAGGCCGGAATGTCAGAGCAAGCCTTCTCACAGTTTGCCCTTTCCAATAAAGCCAACATCTTAAATGCTAATGGTGAAATCACGCTGAACACTCCCGAGATGAAAGAAGCGTTGAAGTATTATAAGAAACTATCGCAATATACGATGCCAGGCTCAAATGGTGTCACTGAGGTAAGAGATGCGTTCATGAATGGTACAGCCCCAATGGCGATCTATTCTACGTACATTATGCCCGCTGTTTACGCTCAAGGCGATCCTAGTAATCTAGGGTTTGCGATTCCGAAAAAAGAACAAGAAGCTGTCTTTGGAACAGTTAGTTCTTTAACAATTCCAACGGGGTTAAAAGAACAGCAGAAAGAAGCGGCGCAAAAGTTCATAAAATTCCTGTCCAAAACCGAAAATGCGACCGAGTGGATTCTCATGGCTCCAGGCGGGGCGCAGCCAGTCCATAAAAGTGTCGTAGCAAGTGAAACCTATCAATCTAATAAAGTCATTAATGCCTTTGGTGATTTATCTACCGAGATTGCCGAATCCTTTAATGAAATTCAAGTATTCGGTTTAGTAGGAGATAAGAACTTCGTGAAAATGGGCCAAATTTCAAGCTCCAATGCGATCCCTATCATGGTCAACCGCGTAACCGTTGGTGATGCTAGCGTTGAAGAAGGGATAAATGCAGCCCAGGAACAGTTGGAGAAGGTTATTGAATAA
- a CDS encoding sugar phosphate isomerase/epimerase family protein encodes MKLATQNQSFFPEAISEKFQYIKELGFDAFEIDGKLLVDHKEEIKKAIDETGVVVNAACGGYDGWIGDFSEEKRQNGLEEITEILKALQYVGGKGIVVPAAWGMFTYRLPPMESPRSQEEDWKTVSDSLLYLEKAAEETGTTIFLEPLNRYQDHMINTIADARAYIEENGLQHTKIIGDFYHMNIEEDSLIGSLHANRDLIKHIHIADNHRYQPGTGSIDFEECYAQLRDDNYAGYVTIEGRIRGEHQEEAYKKSIAYLKSLLNS; translated from the coding sequence ATGAAACTCGCAACGCAAAATCAGAGCTTTTTTCCTGAAGCGATCAGCGAGAAATTTCAGTACATTAAAGAGCTCGGCTTTGACGCGTTTGAGATAGACGGAAAGCTATTAGTGGATCATAAAGAGGAAATTAAAAAGGCCATCGATGAAACAGGCGTTGTCGTCAATGCCGCTTGCGGAGGATATGACGGCTGGATTGGTGATTTCTCAGAAGAGAAACGTCAAAATGGGTTAGAGGAAATCACGGAAATCTTAAAAGCTCTTCAATATGTAGGAGGAAAAGGAATTGTCGTTCCAGCAGCCTGGGGAATGTTTACGTACCGCTTACCGCCAATGGAGTCACCGCGAAGCCAGGAAGAGGACTGGAAGACAGTTAGTGATTCCCTGCTTTATTTAGAAAAAGCAGCAGAGGAAACAGGCACAACGATTTTTCTCGAACCACTAAACCGTTATCAAGATCATATGATCAATACGATTGCCGATGCTAGAGCCTATATTGAAGAGAATGGGTTGCAGCACACAAAGATCATTGGTGACTTTTATCATATGAACATTGAAGAGGACAGTCTCATCGGATCATTGCACGCCAATCGGGACTTAATCAAACATATTCATATCGCGGATAACCACCGCTACCAGCCAGGAACCGGCTCGATTGATTTCGAGGAATGCTATGCTCAGCTTCGTGACGACAACTATGCAGGCTATGTAACGATTGAGGGCCGGATCAGAGGCGAGCATCAGGAAGAAGCGTATAAGAAATCGATCGCTTATCTAAAGTCATTACTGAATAGCTGA